From the genome of Bubalus bubalis isolate 160015118507 breed Murrah chromosome 2, NDDB_SH_1, whole genome shotgun sequence, one region includes:
- the GNMT gene encoding glycine N-methyltransferase — protein MRSRSRWPRRQGQARRRMVDSVYRTRSLGVAAEGLPDQYADGEAARVWQLYIGDTSSRTAEYKAWLLGLLREHGCQRVLDVACGTGVDSIMLVEEGFNVTSVDASDKMLKYALKERWNRRHDPAFDKWVIEEANWMTLDKDVPQPPGGGFDAVICLGNSFAHLPDCKGDQSEHRLALRNIASMVRSGGVLVIDHRNYDHILRTGCAPPGKNIYYKSDLTKDIMTSVLTVNNKAHMVTLDYTVQVPGTGQSGSPGLSKFRLSYYPHCLASFTELLRTAFGGKCQHTVLGDFKPYKPGQAYVPCYFIHVLKKTA, from the exons ATGCGGAGCCGGAGCCGGTGGCCGCGGCGGCAGGGCCAGGCGCGTCGCAGGATGGTGGACAGCGTGTACCGGACCCGCTCCCTGGGGGTGGCGGCTGAAGGGCTCCCGGACCAGTACGCGGACGGAGAGGCGGCGCGCGTGTGGCAGCTCTACATCGGGGACACCAGCAGCCGCACCGCGGAGTACAAGGCCTGGCTGCTCGGGCTGCTGCGCGAGCACGGCTGCCAGCGGGTGCTCGACGTGGCCTGCGGCACCGG GGTGGACTCCATCATGCTGGTGGAAGAGGGCTTCAACGTGACAAGCGTGGATGCCAGTGACAAGATGCTGAAGTATGCTCTCAAGGAGCGCTGGAACCGGAGGCATGACCCTGCCTTTGACAAGTGGG TCATTGAAGAAGCTAACTGGATGACTCTGGACAAAGACGTGCCCCAACCACCAGGGGGTGGCTTCGATGCTGTCATCTGCCTTGGAAACAGTTTTGCCCACTTGCCAGACTGCAAAG GAGACCAGAGTGAGCACCGGCTGGCCCTGAGGAACATCGCGAGCATGGTGCGGTCGGGGGGCGTGCTGGTCATTGATCATCGCAACTACGACCACATCCTCCGCACGGGGTGCGCACCCCCAGGAAAAAACATCTACTATAAG AGTGACCTGACCAAGGACATCATGACGTCAGTGCTGACCGTGAACAACAAGGCCCACATGGTGACCCTGGATTACACGGTGCAGGTGCCGGGGACTGGCCAGAGCGGCTCTCCTGGCTTGAG CAAGTTCCGGCTCTCCTACTACCCTCACTGCCTGGCATCCTTTACGGAGTTGCTTCGAACAGCCTTCGGGGGCAAGTGCCAGCACACCGTCCTGGGTGACTTCAAACCTTACAAGCCGGGCCAGGCCTACGTTCCCTGCTATTTCATCCACGTGCTCAAGAAGACGGCCTGA